A section of the Kribbella voronezhensis genome encodes:
- a CDS encoding flavodoxin domain-containing protein, translated as MSRKVLVAYATKMGATAGIAEAIGAELERGGHQVDVREVGKVNSIEEYDVVVLGSALYTRRWRPEAVRFLRKHSDELRERQVWLFHSGPVGPDKDQPQAMPGKVERLAHRIGATAATTFGGRLEPATAKGFLAERMARSDIAGDSRDWETIRAWAADVSAAVHAIEAAPWNRHIS; from the coding sequence ATGTCCAGAAAGGTTCTGGTGGCCTACGCCACCAAGATGGGCGCGACCGCCGGAATCGCCGAGGCCATCGGCGCCGAACTCGAACGCGGCGGCCACCAGGTCGACGTTCGCGAGGTCGGCAAGGTGAACTCGATCGAGGAGTACGACGTCGTCGTCCTCGGCAGCGCCCTCTACACCAGGCGTTGGCGGCCGGAGGCGGTGCGGTTCCTCCGCAAGCACAGCGACGAGCTCCGTGAGCGGCAGGTCTGGCTGTTCCACAGCGGGCCGGTCGGGCCGGACAAGGACCAGCCGCAGGCGATGCCGGGCAAGGTCGAGCGGCTCGCCCACCGGATCGGCGCCACCGCGGCGACGACGTTCGGCGGCCGGCTGGAACCGGCCACGGCGAAGGGATTCCTGGCCGAGCGGATGGCCCGCTCCGACATCGCCGGCGACTCCCGGGACTGGGAGACGATCCGGGCCTGGGCCGCCGACGTCAGCGCCGCCGTCCACGCCATCGAAGCGGCTCCCTGGAACCGCCACATTTCCTGA